In Fusarium oxysporum f. sp. lycopersici 4287 chromosome 4, whole genome shotgun sequence, a genomic segment contains:
- a CDS encoding hypothetical protein (At least one base has a quality score < 10), which translates to MCCGSVSKSKFKSKAAEGQSPPPGSPNRAFTNQPSLGTRAMMHGARSRSAQPFGQPQASPLKRNSQAAIRVSAGNVLKQSLGTRATMHGPRSRSSQAFGQPQSKSQASGMPTKQYAKQWPWE; encoded by the coding sequence ATGTGCTGTGGTAGTGTCTCAAAATCCAAATTCAAGAGCAAGGCAGCTGAGGGACAATCGCCCCCACCCGGCTCCCCAAACAGAGCATTTACAAATCAGCCGAGTCTCGGGACTCGGGCTATGATGCATGGTGCTCGCTCGCGCAGCGCTCAACCATTCGGCCAGCCTCAAGCATCTCCACTCAAGAGGAACAGTCAGGCCGCGATTAGGGTTTCTGCTGGAAATGTACTTAAACAGAGCCTCGGGACTAGGGCTACGATGCATGGTCCTCGTTCACGGAGCTCTCAGGCATTTGGCCAACCTCAGTCCAAGTCTCAGGCTTCTGGCATGCCTACGAAACAGTACGCGAAACAGTGGCCCTGGGAATAG